GTTGCAAAGGGAAGACCGGATATTCCAATCAAAATTGATGTTGATTTTACAGCACTCCAAGCAACTTAAAGTATGAGTAGGGATAGGCTTTTTTTGCATGCCCAACAATATAATATTGATAGATATGCACCTGCAAAATCTACCTAACAGCAAGCCCATAAGGTATAATCAATTATAATTATTGTAAGCGCTTTATATTGATTGGGACTGCATCATGCTCAATACGCTTCTCTGAATTGTTCCGTGTGACAGTATCTTTCTAATTCAGGCCAAGGGGGTTAAGGATGCTTCAGATGAGAAACTGGATCGATTCCGTTGGAAGGATGAAAAAGCGTAAGTTTTTTCTGAAGTTAATTGTCACGACGGTGCTGATTACTGTGCTGCCGAGTTTGGTCTCCAATATTTTCGCATATTACAGGGTATCTGGCATTGTAGAAGAAGAGACCGGGAACAACAAGCTGCAATATTTAAACCAGACGATCAACACGCTTGAGATTTTACTTAACCGGATTAAGGAAAATTCGAATTTGCTTGCCCTCAACCGCTCTTTCATCAGCTTCGAGAATTTTCCGAACGGGGCTTATTATGAAGGGCTTCAAGGAGCGATACCGGAGGATGACCTGCCGGCGCTGTATGCTTATCTGGAAGCCAAGAAGAATACCTTCCTCACGATGAACTCATTCAAACTCTCCGATCAATTCGTGGATTCCGTATACTTTTATGACAGCAGCAAGAACCTAGTGATCACTTCCGATAATGACCGCTCCAACCGTCAGTTTCGGAGGGAGGACTTTTATGATAAAGACTGGTATGACGCCGTGCAGACCATGCAGGTGAATCCTGTCTTCCTGGACACTCGGACCGCGAAGCAATATCCCAAGGGGGAGAAGGATCTCCTTTCCGTGATCTATAAATCCAAAAAAGCCAATAATGCCATTATCGTCAACCTCGATGCGGCCATGATTTATGAGGATATTATCAGCAAATTAAACGCGAGCGACGACATGTACGTTGTGTCCGCATCCGGAAATGTCGTATTCCGCAGCCAATCTTCAATAGGGGATGGAGTTCAGCAAATCGGGTTATCCGAGGCTTTGCATAATGCCAAGTCAGGGTCGTATACCATTGAGCTTGATGGAGGGAAGAAGCTGGTCAGCTACTCATCCTCCGCGCTGCTGGGTTGGACCTTCGTCAACATATACCGCTGGTCCTGATGGAGGAGATACAGCTTGAGGAAATTACGCTGACAAGTACCACGATATCCGGAGGAGCGTATTGCTACTCGTTCTCGATGCAGCAGGGTGCAAGCTGTAGCTGGGGAAAGTCTGTGAGGGAGACATATAAAGCGGTTGAAGAATAAATTTAATTTAAAAGAATAGAGAAATCTATCTGTGAGGGAACAGATAGAATGTTATAATTTGGATTGTACATACACACCTTGAGTGGGCGCACTCCTCTTAAAGGAGGTGGTGCGATGAACGTTTCGTTCGGTGAAGTGATAACCTTCGGGATTTTCCTGCTGGCATTGCTGACTTACATCGATAAACGACGAAAGTAACCCACTCCTAAGGTTGGCGCCTAAGTGGGTTACTTTCTCATTCCTGACTTGATCTTGGAGGAGAAATCCTGCTCAAGATGTTTGTACAAAGGAGTAGCCATAGGCCGGCTGCTCCTTATTGCTATTCTTATCTTATCATACCCCTTTCTAGACCTCAATAACGGATCGATTGCACAAAATACTAGTGAAGAGTAAGGATACTTGCTGCGATTGAGTCCTCAAGACTACACTAGTATCATAATGAAACAGACAAACATCAAAGGAGGGACTGCCTTGTATCATGCAATTGGAAAGACGCAATTGGCGACATTTGCTGGCGGTTGTTTCTGGTGCATGGTGAAGCCGTTTGACGAGCTTCCTGGTATTCTATCCCTGGTTTCGGGTTACACGGGCGGCCATACGGAGAATCCAACCTATGAAGAAGTGGGAACGGAAACGACAGGTCATTACGAAGCTGTGCAAATCCGGTTTGAACCCGATGTGTTCCCGTATACAAGGCTCCTGGACATTTACTGGCGCTTGATTGATCCAACGGATGCGGAAGGCCAGTTCATGGACCGTGGGGCGTCGTACCGGTCAGCGATTTTCGTGCATGACGGGGCGCAGCGCGAGCAGGCGGAAGCCTCCAAGCGCAGCCTGCAGCTTAGCGGCCGGTTCAAGGGGAGGATTGTGACACCGATTCTGCCTGCGGGGCCCTTTTATCCTGCGGAGGATCTTCACCAGAATTACTATAATACCCACCGTTATGACTATAACCGGTATTATGAGGGCTCCGGCAGAGCTTCTTTTGTCGAGCGGCATTGGGATCGGAAACAGGACAAGGAAGAGCTGCAGAGGCGTCTTACCGCGCTCCAGTATGCAGTGACGCAAGAAGGCTTGGATGAGCCCGCTTATGATAATCCGTATTGGAATAACACAAGCCGGGGGATTTACGTGGATGTGGTGAACGGAGACCCTTTATTCAGCTCAACCGACCAATATGATGCCCGAACGGGATTGCCGGCTTTTATGAAACCCCTGCATGAGGGATATATCAGAAAAAAAGGAGATCTTCGCGGCGGCAAGGTACGCACCGCGCTCTATGGCAGATTGTCCGGCTCTTACCTCGGTCACCTATACCATGACGGACCTCCGCCTGGCGGCTTGCATTACCAGATAAACTCGGCGGCGCTGCGCTTTGTGCCGGAGGGGGAGATGGTTCGGGAAGGGTACGGTGAAAAGCCCGATCTCCAGATAGAGAGCTGCCGAGAAATTAATGCTTCGAGGATAAGAATGTAAGGTTACGTCAGTGACTCCATAGAACACAGTCCGTTTAAGAGCGTACATTCACTTCCTTTGGAGCAGTGGGAAGGAACATAGATTCTCCAGAAGGATGTCGCAAGGTTATGGCGTGATGACGCTGGGATCATCTAGGGATGAATTAGCCGTTCCTAAGAAGCTTTACGATTTCATTGTAAAACAGATTGGCGATCAGGCCTTGTCCATCTCCATTCGGATGCACCGTTCCTTCAGGTGTATTGATGTACGTATTGCCGGTTGTAGCCGCATATAGGTCAGCGCATGAAATCCCTTTGTTCAGGCAAGCTGTTTTTACCTCGTTTACCTTTACCATATTTTGTTCATTCGTATAGTAAGTGTTGTATTGGATAGTCGAACCTATGATATTGGCATCCGGCAACAGTTCACGTATTTTATCAAATCCTCGTTCCAAATCGGCGCGGGGATTTGTATTATTCATCCCCGCAAGCCATAGGATCAGATCCGGCCTACTCGGAGCGACGACCGCATCTAGGATTTGGGTGATAGTATGGATCGGTGCCCCGGACAGACCGTGAATGCTTACCGGAATGGAGAGCATCTGCTGAAGTCTTCGTCCATAGAGCGAGTCGGGCCGGGAGGCGACATTGGCGCCGAAGGTGATGGAGTCTCCGATGCAGACGATGTTTCTTATACGCTCCGTTTTCGGATGAACGAAATCGGGCAGAAGATAATCGATATCAACATAACAGGCTGTGGATGCGGCGTTTTTGATCCCCTTTTTCCGAATGGATATGGTGTGGTAGCCCTCCGTTAGACCGGTTATGGAATAGACGAGCACGCCGTGCTGTGCAGTGGCGCTGTAGAAGTCGATTTTCCCGTGGAACACGTCGTCGACATATACATCGGCTAGGCCGAAGCTGTTCCCCTTCGTGGCATATATGTCTATCCCTCTGATGTATCCGCTCCAGGAGGCCGACGCGTTGGCAGCAGGCGTTCCATCCGAATCATGCCTGCTGTGCAGACTGGCGTTGGCCTTATGCTGGACGGTCCAATTGCCCGTATAGGCAAGTGCCCCATCCTCTACCTTTAATTTAGTCATTGGCAGATCCTCCTTGTTCAAGTATGGATGGGCAAGACCATACGGTCCAACTGCCCGTAAAATTCGAGACCTTATAAGGTGGATAGAAGAGAACATAGCTTAGTCTTTATTTTAGGATAGGGAGGCAAGGAGGGGATACGGGACGTTTTTGACTTTGTTGCCTGATATTAACGACTTTGAACGCCGGGCTTCGGATCGTAGAATCCTTCCAGAAATCATAGCTGCGTTCATGGCTCGGAGGATAGATGCGCATTAAACTTAAAGCATGAACCGGTTCAGCACACAGACATTTCAACAGGAGAGTTGTTATGGGTTGTACGGGAGGGGTGCAGAAGCTTCGAATAAGCGATAACGGACGAATTGTTGATCCGTGCGGACGGATTGCCGTTTTTGGCTGGGTGTTACGACCTGGAATTTATTCCATAAATTTAGCGTTGATAATTTTAAAGGCTGAAATGATATGGCGGCCAAGGGACATAGATGCCGTTTTACTTTGTTTTCACCCAAATACGCGGCTTCTCCTTGACATAGACGGACGGCAGAATGCCGGTGATTTTTTTGAACACTTTATTGAAATAGGAGGGCTCACAAAAGCCGAGATAGTCCGAAATCTCGCTGACGTTCATCTGGGAGCCTGTCAGCAGGTCGCAGGCGGCTGAGATGCGGATCTGCTGGATGTATTCGGTTAATGTAACCCCCGTTGCTTGCCGGAACAGGCCGCTTATGTAATTGGGTGTCAATTCGACATGGGCGGCAAGATCCTGAACGGATATGGTCTCCCGGTAGTGCTCCAGAATGTACTGCTGCAACTGCATGACAATGCCGTAGGACTTGGCCGGGATGGAGCGGTTGCCGACGTCCTCGTTAAGGATAGCCAGCATCTCCAGCATCATGCCGTGGCAGAGGGTCCGTGTATAGGGTGACTTGCGGAGCCAATGCTGGGTAAGCAGGGAAAAGCGGTGCCTCATATAGTCCGCATTGACCAACTTGGCCTTGATGCTCTGCGGTTCCGACAGCAGGGGCAGGCCTTCGCCGTTTCCTTTATAACGGAAATGGGCGGCATACATGTCATGTGGGTGTCCGCTTTCGTTGACGGCCGACCGGTGTGCGCCTTCGGGAATAAACAGCATATCGCCTTTTTCCAACGATAACTTGGCTCCACTTACGTTGTAAACGATTTCACCGGAAGTCAGGAGCAGCAAAATATAATGGTCTGCCGGAGCGGGCGGAACATGCCACCCCGGCTCGCAGTGCTCGAAATAAATGGCAACGGGTTCAATCATGGGACCAGCTCCTTTTCCTGGGATAAGTGATTAAGGGTCATTATATGCGAAACGCGTATTTTTTCCAACGGGTTGTTTTATACATGTTTTGCCTGACTTGAAGTTTTAAATCGGCAAGTCTAAATCAAATGAATCAGGTGGTGTTCGATATGAGTGGATTCATCCATCGTGCCAAGGCCCGAGTGGGTGTAATAACGGTGGGGCATGAGCCTTACTGGGGGCAATTCTCCGGACTTAAGGAAGAGCTGCAAGGGAACGGAAAAAAATTTGAGAATATGCTTCGGAATCTGGATGTTGAGGTGGTATCGGCAGGTTTTGTGGATAATGTGGATCAATCCTTTGCAGCGGCGGCTCGCTTAAAAGCTGCTGACGTGGACTTTTTGTTTTGCAATTTAAGCACTTATGTGACCTCATCGTCGGCCGTAACTGCGATTCTTAACCTTTCGGTGCCTACCGTATTGGTAGCTTTGCAGCCGTTAAAAAAGCTGGACTATCGCCATACAACGACTTATATGCAGCTGGCCAACGACAATATATGCTCCCTTCCCGAAATCAGCGGCGTTCTTGTGCGGGCCGGTAAGCCGGCTGCCGGCATGATTGTCGGCACGCTCGACAATGATGAAAGAGCAGCGCGGGAACTTGCGGCGTGGTGCCAGGTTGCGAATGCCCGCAGAGCCTTCAAATATGCCCGGATCGGGTATCTGGGCCACACGTACGAGGGCATGTATGACATGAACTCTGACCCTACCGCTTTTACGGCCGCTTTCGGTTCGCATATTCAAATGCTGGAGATGTGCGATCTCGCCAAATTGGTCAATGGGGTAACTTCGACCGAAATGGCCGACAAGCTGGATGAAATCCACAGCGTGTTTACCATGGCCGATCCGTTTATCGATCCGATTACGAGGCCGATCCGTCAAGAGGATCTCGATTGGTCCGCCAAGGTAGCGGTCGGGCTCGATAAGCTGGTAGCCGAATACGGGCTGACCGGATTGGCCTATTATTATCGCGGATTGGACAACAACGAATATGAGCGGATCGGCTCGAATATGGTGCTCGGCAATTCGCTGCTTACCGCCAAGGGCATTCCTCTGGCAGGGGAGGCGGATTTGAAAACGTGCGCGGCCATGCTGATCATGGACCGACTCGGCGGCGGCGGGTCCTTTGCCGAGCTGCATCCGTGCGACTTCGAGGACGATATCGTGCTGGTCGGACACGATGGACCGCACAATATTCGGATCAGCGACGGAAAGCCGGTTATCCGCGGATTGGATGTGTTCCACGGCAAGAGCGGATCGGGCATCGGGGTGGAGTTCAGCATAAAGACCGGCCCCGTGACACTGCTGGGCATTTCACAGACGGAGGACGGGCGATTCAAAATGATTGCGGCCCAGGGCGAATCCGTACAGGGGGAGATTCCCCAAACCGGCAATACCAACACGCGCTGCAGCTTCGGATGCCGTGTTGCCGAGTTCGTGGAGAATTGGTGTGCGGCAGGACCGACCCACCATTTTGCCCTCGGGGTCGGCCACCTGAATGCCAAGATTAGGAATGTGGCCAATGTGCTGGGCATTGAGCTTGAAGTGGTACAGGGGGGCATATAAAGGATGAGTCAATCCAGAGAACGTCAACGAAGGCTGAACCGGGTCACACTCGAAATGAGTCTCAAGCCGTTTACGAACTTGGAACAGACGGCGATTGACGTGATATGCGCCGAGGCCATCCGTCAATGGCTCCCGCTGATCGGCATGGCCGACAAGGCTTCGATGCTGTTGTGGGTAGCCGATGGCAGCGAAATTTTAACCTGGGACGGGAACGAGGAGACGGAATTCGAATGGGCCAAGTATATCGGTTTCGCCAATGAGCATTGTTTTAGCCACATTCAGGGAGAGGACGACCCAAGAATCGCTCGCCCCTACAGGGATAACCCTGTCCGTATGACTTACGGCGATCTCGGAAGGATTGTGAGCAGCTTCAAACGAGTGGCTGCCGAGCAATTTGGGGTGAGCATGGAGGTGGGGGCTACGTTTGATGCTGGTCCAGAATTTGCTTATTCCGGCTTTAAATATCGGGATCATCCGGAGATTAATCGGGCAGAGCTTGGAGGACAGTATATATCGCTCAAAGCCGATTATACGGTCGTTTGTACTTGGTCCAAACTTCACGCAGACGGTGCCGGGTATGCGGCTTATCTGAACGGGATTCCCGAAGGTACTCCTTTCGGCGAATTTCTCGGGCGTCAATGCGCGAGCTTTCTGCCTGCCATGGGTTTTGATTATATTTGGTTTTCCAACGGTTTTGCGGTTTCCTATTTTCCCTGGACGTATTTGGGTGCCAATTATAACGGCTCGCAAATGCCTTTGACCGATTACAACGAGCTGTCCACTAAGGTGATGTCCTTCTGGGACGATTTCAAACGCGAGTGCCCGAATTATCGTACCGAAATCCGGGGCACGAACTTCGGGACGGGGATGGATCTGGCAAAAGATTACATCCCGATGCTTTCCTTGTATGAAAAAGGATACATTGAGCTCCCTCCGCCCAATTCTCCGTGGGGAGCCCTCAATTATGACTTTGGACTGGAAATGACGGGGTACCTGTCCAGAATCGCCGAAATCCCCGGCGTTACCTATCCTTTCCGTTTCTATCCGAATGATCCATGGTTCTGGCAAAATCCGTGGCGGGATTTATATGACCGCGAACCACACGACATCTACTGTCCGCTGGCCGCAGCCAGGGTGAACCATGCGGGGGAGCTTGAGGGACCCGGGATTGTGGAGATTCTGACGATTGATACCGAGAAGGGTGAGCTGAACGAAGAGGATGCGCAGGAAATCATCCCGCATCTGCGAAGAGCAATAACGCAGGCGCCGGACCAGCCGGGCCTCTTGACCTGGGTTTATCCATTCCGTGAGCTGCATGATAGGATAGCGGCATCGAGCAGTCATTCCGGGAGCATCTTCTTTCATGACTGGTTTATCCGCAACGCCATCAATCAGGGATTGCCGCTGAATACAGTGATCGGAACAGACAGCTTGTTTAGGATGAACCAAGACGCGGCTGGGAAGCTGAAGGATACGATCCTTCTCGTGTCGGCTTCTTGGCTGACCGGCGCGAATGCTGATTACTTTACGAATTATGTCCGCTCGGGCGGCCGGCTACTGCTTTACGGTGCTGTTAACGACTCCACGTTGCTGGACCTCCTAAATTTAAAGTTAGGCGAGGCCCTGGAAGGCGATTTTGAAGTGGGCGGCTTTGATTTTCTGGAAGATGGACTGTCCGTTTCCCAACCGTTGTTCCGGTCACGGAGGCTTCGCCATCAGGCTCGTATTGGCGATGGGGGATTCCGGGAACAACTCAACAATGCGAACGATGCATTCACGACCTCGGCGGTGAATCTTCATCAAGATGGCGAGGTGCGGGTGTATGCGATAAGCAGACAGCATCCGACCTGGGGTGGCGGCCGTGTCGGCTGGGTGAGAGGTTCCCTGCCGTTTGAAGATTCGGGTATTACCCATCTGCCCGTAAGACAGGATGCTCCGCTGCTTGACGGTTCCGTTGTCCTGCGATACATGCTTCAGCACTTCGGATACACGATTGTGCAGGATAAGTACGAGGAATCATCCACGCCTGCGCTCATGTTCGTAAAGCGGCATGATAATGCCTTTATATACACCGGTTGCAAGAAGGATTCCTCGGTGACCTTCCGCCTCCGGATGCCTGAGGGCATTCCGGTCATCATCGGCCAAGCGACCATGGGAGGCGTTGCGGAAGCTGCTTATGCACTGGACCGGACCTTCCATGACGAATGTCGGGTATTTGTCGACCAGAAGGAGCCTGGACAAATATGGTGCCGCGAGAACAGCCCAGTGTCCACCAGAAAGGTGAATCCGGTCCGGACGATTACCGTCGGCGGCCTCAAGGAGGCCGCTGTGACCGTATACCCGCCTTTATGGGCGATTGAAGGAGAACGTTTGGATATAAGGTGCAGCTATGCCGCGCATGAGGAAGTCCCCTGGACCCGGCAGGGGAACAAGGTTTTGCTGGAAGAGATCAGCGGTACGATCAACATTTCCTGGTAGGAGAGGAGCGTGTCACGATCATGATATACCGGATACAAGCTGAAGCGGACATTTCGAATGGGCATTGGTGATGAAATTGCTCAATACCGAACCGAAAAGGGAAGAGAGGAGACGATCAAGCCGTTTGTTTATAGAAATGGAACAGCTTCGATCGAGGCTTAACAAATTCGATTTGCTCGAGAATTATTTGGATAACGGAGAGAAGGGAGAATTTGTAGCATTCTTTCGTGAGCTGTTCACTGTAGAGGTTCCTCTCTTCTCTGAAGAGGAAGGCAGGTGGTGCGAGCTTGAGTTGTTTTCCCGTCTGTCCGCGTTCTTCCTGTCATACATAAATAGGCGAAGATT
This Paenibacillus sp. JZ16 DNA region includes the following protein-coding sequences:
- the msrA gene encoding peptide-methionine (S)-S-oxide reductase MsrA; translated protein: MYHAIGKTQLATFAGGCFWCMVKPFDELPGILSLVSGYTGGHTENPTYEEVGTETTGHYEAVQIRFEPDVFPYTRLLDIYWRLIDPTDAEGQFMDRGASYRSAIFVHDGAQREQAEASKRSLQLSGRFKGRIVTPILPAGPFYPAEDLHQNYYNTHRYDYNRYYEGSGRASFVERHWDRKQDKEELQRRLTALQYAVTQEGLDEPAYDNPYWNNTSRGIYVDVVNGDPLFSSTDQYDARTGLPAFMKPLHEGYIRKKGDLRGGKVRTALYGRLSGSYLGHLYHDGPPPGGLHYQINSAALRFVPEGEMVREGYGEKPDLQIESCREINASRIRM
- a CDS encoding L-fucose/L-arabinose isomerase family protein gives rise to the protein MSGFIHRAKARVGVITVGHEPYWGQFSGLKEELQGNGKKFENMLRNLDVEVVSAGFVDNVDQSFAAAARLKAADVDFLFCNLSTYVTSSSAVTAILNLSVPTVLVALQPLKKLDYRHTTTYMQLANDNICSLPEISGVLVRAGKPAAGMIVGTLDNDERAARELAAWCQVANARRAFKYARIGYLGHTYEGMYDMNSDPTAFTAAFGSHIQMLEMCDLAKLVNGVTSTEMADKLDEIHSVFTMADPFIDPITRPIRQEDLDWSAKVAVGLDKLVAEYGLTGLAYYYRGLDNNEYERIGSNMVLGNSLLTAKGIPLAGEADLKTCAAMLIMDRLGGGGSFAELHPCDFEDDIVLVGHDGPHNIRISDGKPVIRGLDVFHGKSGSGIGVEFSIKTGPVTLLGISQTEDGRFKMIAAQGESVQGEIPQTGNTNTRCSFGCRVAEFVENWCAAGPTHHFALGVGHLNAKIRNVANVLGIELEVVQGGI
- a CDS encoding cache domain-containing protein — encoded protein: MLQMRNWIDSVGRMKKRKFFLKLIVTTVLITVLPSLVSNIFAYYRVSGIVEEETGNNKLQYLNQTINTLEILLNRIKENSNLLALNRSFISFENFPNGAYYEGLQGAIPEDDLPALYAYLEAKKNTFLTMNSFKLSDQFVDSVYFYDSSKNLVITSDNDRSNRQFRREDFYDKDWYDAVQTMQVNPVFLDTRTAKQYPKGEKDLLSVIYKSKKANNAIIVNLDAAMIYEDIISKLNASDDMYVVSASGNVVFRSQSSIGDGVQQIGLSEALHNAKSGSYTIELDGGKKLVSYSSSALLGWTFVNIYRWS
- a CDS encoding SGNH/GDSL hydrolase family protein, producing MTKLKVEDGALAYTGNWTVQHKANASLHSRHDSDGTPAANASASWSGYIRGIDIYATKGNSFGLADVYVDDVFHGKIDFYSATAQHGVLVYSITGLTEGYHTISIRKKGIKNAASTACYVDIDYLLPDFVHPKTERIRNIVCIGDSITFGANVASRPDSLYGRRLQQMLSIPVSIHGLSGAPIHTITQILDAVVAPSRPDLILWLAGMNNTNPRADLERGFDKIRELLPDANIIGSTIQYNTYYTNEQNMVKVNEVKTACLNKGISCADLYAATTGNTYINTPEGTVHPNGDGQGLIANLFYNEIVKLLRNG
- a CDS encoding AraC family transcriptional regulator produces the protein MIEPVAIYFEHCEPGWHVPPAPADHYILLLLTSGEIVYNVSGAKLSLEKGDMLFIPEGAHRSAVNESGHPHDMYAAHFRYKGNGEGLPLLSEPQSIKAKLVNADYMRHRFSLLTQHWLRKSPYTRTLCHGMMLEMLAILNEDVGNRSIPAKSYGIVMQLQQYILEHYRETISVQDLAAHVELTPNYISGLFRQATGVTLTEYIQQIRISAACDLLTGSQMNVSEISDYLGFCEPSYFNKVFKKITGILPSVYVKEKPRIWVKTK